A window from Cryptomeria japonica chromosome 1, Sugi_1.0, whole genome shotgun sequence encodes these proteins:
- the LOC131857409 gene encoding uncharacterized protein LOC131857409 has product MATIGSNFDPTMDFLVNPQVVGIIIRLSIPDNDTHWQVFENDEQIALFIQNSGEFAHQLQPMVKEAYGDQIMQLKSNKLPNGLITLENLFDKDDAKRDKRKLTADKGDYTEMSGLKPSIPKRPLPSAINGIVVKHSGRIEDVLNAGWFLRLHQVLVKGEDQHKIAFTTKWGTFAYQKMSFELSNASATFQRAMDLAFK; this is encoded by the exons ATGGCCACTATTGGGTCAAATTTTGACCCCACTATGGATTTCCTAGTCAACCCCCAAGTAGTTGGCATCATCATTCGACTATCTATCCCAGATAATGATACCCACTGGCAGGTTTTTGAGAATGATGAACAAATTGCTCTGTTCATTCAGAATTCAGGAGAGTTTGCACATCAATTACAGCCCATGGTTAAGGAGGCGTACGGGGATCAAATCATGCAGTTGAAGTCAAACAAGCTCCCTAATGGGCTAATCACCTTAGAGAATCTTTTTGACAAGGATGATGCCAAACGTGATAAGAGGAAGCTCACAGCTGATAAAGGAGACTATACCGAAATGTCG GGACTTAAACCAAGCATCCCTAAAAGACCACTACCCTCTGCCATCAATGGAATAGTTGTTAAGCATAGTGGTAGGATTGAAGATGTTCTCAATGCTGGATGGTTTCTTAGGTTACATCAGGTTCTGGTGAAAGGAGAAGACCagcataagatagccttcacaacTAAATGGGGAACATTCGCCTATCAAAAAATGTCATTCGAGTTGTCAAATGCCAGTGCAACTTTCCAGAGGGCTATGGACCTAGCTTTCAAATAG